In Fusobacterium perfoetens, the sequence AATTAAAAATATTTTGAAAGGAGATAAAATTATGTTAAAACTTTTGATAGCTGTTTTATATTTTTGTCTCCTTTTTTATTTATATAAAACAAGGGACGAAGTAGCTGAAAAAAGACTAAAGAGAAAATTGGCTCGTGTAAAAGGGTATGAAGAGGTAACCTGTGTAAAGGAATATAAAAAACACGTAAAAAATTATTCTCTTACAAAACAAGATAATAGAATGAAGATAGAAGAGAGGTTTTTAAAATCTCCCCACGTAAAAGAGAAGATGCGTTATCTTCTTATAACTCCAATAGATGAAAGTTTGGAAAATCTCCCTGTCCTTATACTTTTCCACGGTATAAGAGATTATTCTGAGGACTGGATAACAAGGGGACATTTGCTAGAAAATTATCTTGAGCTTATTGATAAAAAAATCATAAAACCTATGATATTTGTGGTGGCTGACTCTGGTTTTGATAGACAGAGCTGGTATAGTAATTTCTATAAGGATAATGACCATAAATATGAAAACTATATTACAGACACACTATATAATGAAGTAAAGAAAATATCTCCTAATGGAAAGATTGGTATAGCTGGATTTTCTATGGGAGGTTACGCAGCTCTAAAGATAGGACTTAAATATATAGAAAAATTTGATGTGATTGGAAGTTTTTCTGGGGCTGTAAGTATTATAAGAATGAGCCTTAATAGACGTGTCTTAAGACTTATGAGATACTTGTATATTCCTAGATTTTTATTTAAGAAAAATCAGGATAAAATAAATTTCTTGAGAATCTTTAGCCCTTGGGGTTGGAGAATATTAAAACAAGACCCCTATACAATTATAAAAAGAATGAACCCTGAGAAGTTTGT encodes:
- a CDS encoding alpha/beta hydrolase encodes the protein MLKLLIAVLYFCLLFYLYKTRDEVAEKRLKRKLARVKGYEEVTCVKEYKKHVKNYSLTKQDNRMKIEERFLKSPHVKEKMRYLLITPIDESLENLPVLILFHGIRDYSEDWITRGHLLENYLELIDKKIIKPMIFVVADSGFDRQSWYSNFYKDNDHKYENYITDTLYNEVKKISPNGKIGIAGFSMGGYAALKIGLKYIEKFDVIGSFSGAVSIIRMSLNRRVLRLMRYLYIPRFLFKKNQDKINFLRIFSPWGWRILKQDPYTIIKRMNPEKFVGKYIYISVGEEDKEPYLMLQQWTDIVGRLKRYKVDFKGYIYKNEYHTWEYISKDIGTFLRYFSDKVN